The DNA window GTAGGTGATCTCGTGCACCCACTCCTCGTACTGCGCCTGCGTGGGCAGCTCGCCGTGGATGAGGAGGTAGGCGACCTCGAGGAAGTTGGACTTCTCCGCCAGCTGCTCGATCGGGTAGCCCCGGTACTCCAGGATCCCCTTCTCCCCGTCGATGTAGGTGACGGAGCTGCGGCAGGACGCGGTGTTGACGAAGCCCGGGTCGTAGACCGCCAGGCCCGGAGTGTCGTCGGCGGCCTTGATCTTGCCCAGATCGGCGGCCTTGATGGTGCCGTCGGCGATCGGGACCTCGTACTCCTGTCCGGTGCGGTTGTCACGGACGGTGAGAGAATCAGTCACCCTCTCAACTTAGTCGGCACCTGGGAGGCGTGCGAACCCGGTGTCCGATCCTGGGACGGGTGCTCGGCTCCGGGACGGCGCGGCACCCACGATTCGACACGGTCAGCGAGGCGCCCGTACTCTTGTCAGTCGCGCCTCCTGCCGCGTCCGGACCCCCCACGGAGTCCGGATGCAGACCCGGACGAGATCGAACCGGGCAGAGTTCGTCAGAGGGCGCCGCACCACCACCACCCGTGCGGCACAGAGTCACACGGGACCTACGAACGAAGGAAGTTCCTCCGTGCGCACGTACGCCCCGAAGGCCGGCGACATCACGCGAGAGTGGCTCGTCATCGACGCCACCGACGTGGTCCTCGGCCGCCTCGCTGCTCAGACCGCCAATCTCCTGCGCGGTAAGCACAAGGCGATCTTCGCTCCCAACGCTGACACCGGTGACTTCGTCATCATCATCAACGCTGAGAAGGTCGCCCTCTCCGGTGACAAGAAGGTCACCAAGATGGCCTACCGCCACTCCGGCTACCCGGGTGGTCTGTCTGCCACTCCGATCGGTGAGGTCCTCGAGAAGGACGCCCGCAAGGCCATTGAGAAGGCCGTGTGGGGCATGCTGCCGAAGAACAAGCTCGGCCGCCAGGTCCTCAAGAAGCTGAAGGTCTACTCGGGTCCCAACCACCCGCACCAGGCCCAGCAGGCAACTCCGTTCGAGATCAAGCAGATCTCCCAGTAATCGCCCCCATCTCGACCAGAGTTCTGTCGAGAAAGTCTGAGTGAGGAACATTCATCGTGGCTGACACCACCGAGGTCGAAGAGACCTACGAGGCCGACGAGCAGGGCATCGCCTACAGCTCCGAGAGCGCCCCGAACGCTGACACCCCTGCCCGTCCGGCGACCATCGCTCCTGCTGCGGCCACCGGCCGTCGCAAGGAGGCCGTCGCCCGCGTCCGCATCGTCCCCGGCACCGGCCAGTGGACGGTCAACGGCCGGACGCTGGACTCCTACTTCCCCAACAAGCTGCACCAGCAGGTCGTGAACGAGCCGTTCGCGAACCTCCAGCTGGAGGGCCGCTTCGACGTCATCGCCCGCATCCACGGCGGCGGCATCACCGGTCAGGCCGGTGCCCTGCGCCTCGGCGTGGCCCGGTGCCTGAACTCGATCGACGAGGAGACCAACCGTCCCTCGCTCAAGAAGGCCGGGCTGCTCACGCGTGACGCCCGCGTCATCGAGCGCAAGAAGGCTGGTCTCAAGAAGGCCCGTAAGGCTCCGCAGTACAGCAAGCGCTGATCCTGGAACGCGTGCCGGGCACCTCGCGGCGTTGTCGCCGCTCGACGACCCGCTTCGCTCGGAGGTCGCCTTCGCGGCTCCGCCTTGCGAGGCACTCCGGCACGCGTCCCAGAAGGCTGCCATCATGACGAGAATTTTTGGTACGGACGGGGTCCGGGGCCTGGCCAACGGTCATCTGACCGCAGAGCTGGCCCTGGACCTCTCCGTCGCCGCCGCCCGTGTCCTGGCCGACCGGGGTGAGTTCAACGCCTCCCTGACGTCCGGGCGCAGGCCACTCGCCGTCGTCGGCCGGGACACGCGCATCTCCGGCCAGTTCCTCGAGCACGCGGTCGTCGCCGGGCTGGCCTCGGCCGGCGTCGACGTCCTGCGGCTGCGGGTGCTGCCGACCCCGGCGGTCGCGTACATGACCCAGGCCCTCGGTGCCGACCTCGGCGTCGTCATCAGCGCCTCGCACAACCCGATGCCCGACAACGGCATCAAGTTCCTCGCGCGCGGCGGGCTCAAGCTCGACGACGCCGTGGAGCGGGAGATCGAGAAGCACCTGGACGAGCCCTGGGAGCGCCCGGTCGGCGGCGACGTCGGCCGCGTCACGCCGTACGCCACGCCCGTCCAGGAGTACGTCGACCACCTCGTCAGCACCCTCGCCCGGCCGCTCGCCGGGATCAAGGTCGTGCTCGACTGCGCCCACGGCGCGGCGTACGAAGCGGGGCCGCTGGCCCTGCGGGCCGCCGGCGCCGAGGTGATCGCGATCAACGCCGAGCCCGACGGCCTCAACATCAACGACGGCTGCGGCTCCACGCACCTCGGGCCGCTGCAGGCGGCCGTGCTCGAGCACGGTGCCGACGCCGGGTTCGCCCTCGACGGCGACGCCGACCGGTGCCTGGCCGTGGACGCGTCCGGTGAGATCGTCGACGGCGACCAGATCATGGCGATCCTCGCGGTCGGCATGTCGGAGTCGGGCCACCTGCCCAAGAACACCGTGGTCGCGACCGTGATGAGCAACCTCGGCTTCGTGCAGGCGATGCGCGGCGCCGGGATCGGCGTCCGCCAGACCAAGGTCGGCGACCGCTACGTCCTCGAGGCGATGCGGGTCGGCGGCTACGGCCTGGGCGGCGAGCAGTCCGGGCACGTGATCATGAGCGAGTACGCCACGACCGGCGACGGCACGCTCACCGCGCTGCACGTGCTCGAGCGGATGGCCGTCAGCGGGCAGTCCCTGCGGGCGCTGGCGTCGGTGATGACGCGGCTGCCGCAGGTGCTGGTCAACGTCCCCGACGTCGACAAGGCCCGCACCGACGAGGACCCGATCGTCGCGGCCGCGGTCGCCGAGGAGGAGGCCGCGCTCGGGGACACCGGCCGGATCCTGCTCCGCCCGTCGGGCACCGAGGACCTGGTCCGCGTGATGGTCGAGGCCACCACCGCGGACGAGGCGCGCGCGGTGGCCGAGCGGCTCGCCGACGTCGTCAAGCGGCAGCTCGCCCTGTAGCAACGCCGGTCAGTAGGGTCGGCGTCGTGACGGCACCGGCGCTGGCGGTCGGCGACGGCTCGGCCGACCTGCTCCCGCGGTGGGCGGCGCTCCTCGTGCTGCTCGGCTACGCCGGGGTCCTCGCCGTCGTGGGGAGGACGACGACGCTGCGCCGCGACATCGGGTAGAACGCTGCCCATGGCCCGGGCCAGGATCGCCGTCGCGCTGGCCGTGGTCGCCGTCCTCGCAGTGCTGGCGACCGCGGCGCTGGCGGTGACGACGTACGTCGGCGGCGACGACCCGGATGCGCTCGCGGTCACGGATCCCGGCACCGGCGCCCGGTTCGAGGTGCCGGGCAAGGACTGGGCGGTCCGGGGAGCGCGGAGCCGGATCTACTACGAGGACGACGCCGGCAAGCCGGTCGCCGTCGTGACCGGTCCCGCCGTCTACCGCGACGGCTCCTGCGCGGAGCAGCCCGGCGACTCCAACCGGGGGTTCGCGGGCTTCACGCAGGACGCGTTCGACGCGTGGCGCGCCGGGCTGGGTGGCGGCCCGGGGGAGGAGCGCCGCGACCCGGTCGAGCTGGCGGACGGCCGTGAGGGGACCGTGCGGTGGGTGCGACTGCCCGGCGGCAGCGGGCCGTGCGCCGCGGCCGGCATCGAGCTGGCGATGCTGAGCTCCGGCGGGGTGCGGGTGGTCGTGGTCGCCGACGCGGGCGAGGCGGGGACGCTCGCGCACGGGGAGATCGTGCGGATCCTGCGCAGCCTGAGGCCGCCGGCATGACCACGATCCGGACCGCGGTCCGCTTCGACGTACGCTGGCGGCATGAAGCTTCGCAACCTGCCCACGCGCGTCGCCACCGGCGCATTCGTCCTGCACGCCGGCCTCGGGAAGTGGAACGGCGGGCCCGAGCAGGCCGCCGGGGTCCACGGCATGGCCGCCGCGGCGATCCCGCCGCTCCAGGCGATCAAGCCCCCGACCTTCCTCAAGCTGCTCTCCGCGGGCGAGGTGGCGACCGGTGCGCTGCTGCTGACGCCGTTCGTCTCCAACCGCAAGGCCGGGCTCGCGCTGACCGCCTTCTCCGGCGGCCTGATGGCGCTCTACGCGCGGACGCCGTCGATGCGCGAGCCGGGCAGCATCTGGCCCAGCCAGGCCGGCATGGGCGTCGCGAAGGATGTGTGGATGCTGGGGATCGGGCTCGGCATGCTGCTCGACCCGGCGAACCGGACGCCGAAGTCGGCGCCTACAGCTTCCTGAGCCGCACGTAGCGGACCGAGTGGTCCCGGTCCTTGCGCAGCACGAGGGTGGCGCGGGACCGGGTGGGCAGGATGTTCTCGGCCAGGTTGGGGCCGTTGATGGTGTCCCAGATGCGGGTCGCCTCGGCGACCGCCTCGTCGGGGGAGAGCGCGCCGTACTTGGCGAAGTAGGAGCCGGGGTCGCGGAACGCCGTCTCCCGCAGCCGCAGGAAGCGCTCGACGTACCAGTCGCGGATCTTGTCGCGCCCGGCGTCGACGTACACGGAGAAGTCGAAGAAGTCGCTCAGTGTCAGGCCGCTGCGGCCGTCGTCGCGCACCCGGGCGGGCTGGAGGACGTTGAGGCCCTCGATGATGACGATGTCGGGCCGCTTGACGACCACCTTCTCCCCGGGCATCACGTCGTAGGTGAGGTGGGAGTAGACGGGCGCCTCGACCTCGTCCTTGCCGGACTTGATGTCGACGACGAAGCGCATCAGCGCGCGGCGGTCGTAGGACTCGGGGAAGCCCTTGCGCTGCAGCAGGCCGCGGCGCTCGAGCTCGGCGTTGGGGTAGAGGAAGCCGTCGGTCGTCACGAGCGCGACGTTGGGGTGCTCCGGCCAGTGGGCGAGCATCTGCTGGAGCACGCGGGCGGTCGTGGACTTGCCGACCGCCACGGAGCCCGCGAGGCCGATCACGAACGGCGTCCGGGTGGGCTGCACCTGGTGCAGGAACTCCTCCTGCTTGCGGTAGAGCCCGCCCGCAGCCTCGACGTACAGGCTGAGGAGGCGGGAGAGCGGGAGGTAGATCTGCTGCACCTCGTCGAGGTCCAGCTGGTCGCCGAGGCCGCGCAGCCGGCGGATCTCCTCCGCGGTGAGCGGGTTCTCCACCTCGTGGGCCAGCGCCGCCCAGGCGGAGCGGTCGAGCTCGATGTAGGGCGACGACTCCCGGGTGGGCTCGTCGGTCGCGCCGCCGTGCCCGTGGGAAGACATGCCGGAGATTGTTGCAGCCGACCTGGGCGGTCGGACGGCGGGTGCCCGGTCGATACAGTGACCCCCATGTGCGGCATCGTCGGGTACGTCGGGGAGAAGCAGGCCCAGGACGTCGTCATCGAAGGACTCCGGCGACTCGAGTACCGCGGCTACGACTCCGCCGGGATCGCGCTCGTCACCGACGGCGCCATCGCCTCGGACAAGCGGGCGGGCAAGCTCGCCAACCTGGAGAAGGCGATCGTCGACCACCCGCTGCCCGCGGCGACGATCGGCATCGGGCACACGCGGTGGGCGACGCACGGCGCGCCGACCGACGTCAACGCGCACCCGCACAGCGGCGACGTGCGACGCGTCGCGCTCGTGCACAACGGCATCATCGAGAACTTCGCCGAGCTGCGCGCCGAGCTCGAGGTCCACGACCACGTGCTGCTCTCCGAGACCGACACCGAGGTCGCGGCCCAGCTGCTCGAGCTCCTGGTCATCGGCGGGGCCGACCTGACCGCGGCGATGCTGCAGCTGGTCGCCCGGCTCGAAGGAGCGTTCACGCTCGTCGCCGTCGACTCGCAGGACCCCACGCGGGTGGTCGCCGCCCGCCGCAACTCGCCGCTGGTGGTGGGCCTGGGTGACGGGGAGAACTTCCTCGGGTCCGACGTCTCGGCGTTCATCGAGCACACCCGCGAGGCGCTCGAGCTGGGCCAGGACCAGGTGGTCACGATCACCCGCGAGGGCGTGTCGATCGTGGGCTTCGATGGGACGCCGGCCGAGGGTCGCCGCTACCACGTGGACTGGGACCTGTCGGCCGCCGAGAAGGACGGCCACGACTGGTTCATGCGCAAGGAGATCCACGAGCAGCCGCGCGCGGTGGCCGACTCGCTGCTGGGCCGCCGTACCCCGGAGGGGCACCTGCACCTCGACGAGATGCGGCTCTCCGACCAGGAGCTCCGCGACGTCGACAAGGTCATCATCATCGCGTGCGGCACGTCGTTCTACGCCGGCATGGTGGCGAAGTACGCCATCGAGCACTGGACCCGGGTGCCGGTGGAGGTCGAGCTGGCGTCGGAGTTCCGCTACCGCGACCCGATCCTCGACTACTCCACGCTGGTGGTCGCGATCAGCCAGTCCGGGGAGACCGCCGACACCCTGCAGGCGATCCGGCACGCGCGGACGCAGCGGTCGAAGGTGCTTGCGATCTGCAACACCAACGGCTCGACGATCCCGCGCGAGTCCGACGCGGTGATCTACACGCACGCCGGCCCCGAGATCGGGGTCGCGTCGACGAAGGGCTTCCTGACCCAGCTGGTCGCCTGCTACCTGCTCGCGCTCTACCTCGCGCAGGTCAAGGGCACGAGGTACGGCGACGAGATCGACCAGGTGATGGCGCAGCTCGAGGCCATCCCCGAGCAGGTGCAGCGGGTCCTGGACGACTCCCCGGCGATCTACGAGATGGCCGCCGACCACGTCGGCACCCGCTCGGTGCTCTTCCTCGGGCGGCACGCCGGCTACCCGGTGGCCCTGGAGGGCGCGCTCAAGCTCAAGGAGCTGGCCTACATCCACGCCGAGGGCTTCGCGGCGGGCGAGCTCAAGCACGGGCCGATCGCGCTGATCGAGGAGGGCCTGCCGGTGCTGTGCGTCGTGCCGCCGGCCGGACGGGACCAGTTGCGCGACAAGATGGTCAGTGGCATCCAGGAGGTGCGCGCCCGCGGTGCTCGGACGATCTGCCTGGTCGAGGACGGCGACGACGCGATCACGCCGTACGCCGACGTGATCATCCGGCTGCCGAAGGTGCCGGTGCTGCTGCAGCCGCTGGTGGCCGTCGTGCCTCTGCAGCTCTTCGCCTGCGAGCTCGCGACGCTGATGGGCCACGACGTCGACCAGCCGCGCAACCTGGCCAAGTCCGTCACGGTGGAGTGACCCCGTGATCATCGGGGTCGGCATCGACGTCGTCGACATCGAGCGCTTCGGGGAGTCGCTCACCCGCACCCCTGGGCTGTCCGCCCGGCTCTTCACCCCGGCCGAAGCCTCGCGTCCGTTGGCGTCGCTGGCCGCCCGGTTCGCCGCCAAGGAGGCCCTCGCCAAGGCGCTCGGCGCCCCCGTCGGCCTGCACTGGCACGACGCGGAGGTCGTCTCCGAGTCCTCCGGCCGCCCGGTGATGGAGCTGCGGGGGTCGGTGCTCGCGCGGGCCGACGAGCTCGGGGTCGCCTCCGTGCACGTCTCGCTCTCCCACGACGCCGGCATCGCCTCGGCCGTGGTGGTGCTGGAGTCCTGACCTGTGACGGGTCGTGCGCCTGACAACGGTCTGTGCGGCGTCCTGGGGCACACGACCCCGCTAGCGTGGGGAGCATGAGGCGCGCGCACACGGTCGAGCAGGTGCGGGCCGCTGAGGCCGAGCTGATGGCGCGGCTGCCCGACGGGGCGCTGATGCAGCGGGCGGCCGCCGGGTTGGCGTACGCGATCATCGACCTGCTCGGCACGGCGTACGGGCGCCACGTGCTGCTGCTCGTCGGGTCGGGCGACAACGGCGGCGACGCGCTGTACGCCGGCGCGCTGCTCGCCCGGCGCGGCACGCAGGTCGAGGCGTGGCTGCTCTCGGACCACGCGCACGAGGGCGGGATCGCCGCGCTGCGAGCCGCCGGTGGCCGGGTCGTGAGCCCCAGGGCGCGCCCTGGCGCCCGCTCGGACTCACGACCCGATGTGGTGGTGGACGGGATCGTCGGGATCGGGGGTCGCCCGGGTCTCCGGCCGGAGGCGCAGGAGGCGCTGGCGGCCGTGGCGGCCGTGGCGGGCATCCCGATCGTGGCGGTGGACACCCCCAGCGGCGTCGACGTCGACACCGGCGAGCTCGACGGGCCGCACGTGACGGCCGACCTGACCGTCACGTTCGGCACCCACAAGGTCGCGCACCTGGTCGACCCCGCCGCCGCGGCCTGCGGCGCGATCCACCTCGTCGACATCGGACTCGAGCTGCCCGACGCACCGGTCGAGGCGCTCCAGCCCGCCGACGTCGCCGCCCTGCTCCCGCGGCCGACGCCGGACGCGCAGAAGTACACCCGCGGCGTGGTCGGCGTCCGCGCCGGCAGCACGCAGTACCCCGGAGCCGCGCTGCTCAGCGTCGCCGGCGCGGCGAGCGGGCTGGTCGGCATGGTGCGGTACGTCGGGCCCGACGCCGTGGCCGACCGGGTCCGGCAGGCCCACCCCGAGGTCGTCGGGCCGGGCCGGGTCCAGGCCTGGGTGGTCGGGTCCGGCGGGGGTGAGCACGCGGGCGACGAGCTCGCCGCCGCGCTCTCCGACGACGTGCCGCTCATCATCGACGCCGACGCGCTCGCGCACGGCGAGGGCCCGCTCCCGGCGCACGCCGTGCTCACCCCGCACGCCGGCGAGCTGGCGGCGATGCTGGGTGCCGACCGCAGCGAGATCGAGGCCCGCCCGCTCGAGCACGCGCACCGCGCGGCCACGACGTACGGCGCGGTGGTGCTGCTCAAGGGCCGGCACACCCTGGTCGCCCACCCGGACGGGCGGGTTCGCGCGACGACGACCGGCACCCCCTGGCTGGCCACCGCCGGCGCCGGCGACGTCCTCGGCGGCCTCATCGGTGCCCTGCTCGCCGCCGGCCTCACGGCGTACGACGCCGCCTCGGTCGGATCGTGGCTCCACGGTGCCGCCGCCACCCTCGCCGGACGGGGCGGCCCGCTGGTGGCCAGCCAGGTCGCGGCGTCCATCCCGGAAGCCGTCCAGGGGCTCCCCAGGGCGTGATGGGACAATCGTTCTCATGAGCCCCCTGCCGGCAGCGCGCGCCGAGATCGTCGTCGATCTCGGAGCGATCCGGCACAACGTCCGCCGGCTGCGCGAGCTGACCGGGGTGGCGATGATGACGGTCGTCAAGGCGGACGGCTACGGGCACGGCATGGCGGAGACCGCCAGGGCTGCCCGGGAGGCCGGGGCCAACTGGATCGGCGTCGCCACGATCGACGAGGCGCTCGCCCTGCGCGAGGGCGGCGACACCGGCCGGGTGCTGTGCTGGCTGACCGTGCCGGGGGAGGACCACGCCCTCGCGATCGCCGCCGACATCGACGTGACCGCCTACTCCGTCGCCGAGCTCTACGAGATCGAGGCGGCGGTGGCGGTCGCCGGCCGCCCGGCGCGGGTCCAGCTCAAGGTCGACACCGGGCTCTCACGAGGCGGCGCCCCGATGGACACCTGGCCCGACGTCGTCGCCGCCGCACTCGCAGGCGAGCAGGACGGCACCTGGCAGGTCACCGGCGTCTGGTCCCACCTCGCGGCCAGCGACGAGCCCGACCACCCGGCCAACGACGCCCAGGAGGCCCTCTTCCGAGAGGCGCTCGCGGTCGCCGAGGACGCCGGGCTCCGGCCCGAGGTGCGCCACCTCGCCAACTCGGCGGGCGCGATCCTGCGGCCCTCGGCCCGCTTCGACCTGGTGCGCGTCGGCCTGGCGTCCTACGGGCTCGACCCCGCCCCCGGCCACACCCCCGACCTCGGGCTGCGCCCCGCGATGACCGTGCGCGCCACGCTCGCGCAGACCAAGCCGCTGGCGGCCGGCGCGTCCGTGTCCTACGGCCACACCTGGACCGCTGAGACGGACACCACGGTTGGCCTCGTGCCGGTCGGGTACGCCGACGGCGTGCCCCGCCATGCCAGCAACGTCGCCCACGTGCTCGTCGACGGCAAGCAGCGCGCGATCCGGGGCCGGGTGTGCATGGACCAGTTCGTCGTCGACCTCGACGGCGACCTGCCGGGCGCCGGCCACGACGTCGTCCTCTTCGGCGACGGCAGCCACGGGGAGCCCACCGCGCAGGACTGGGCCGAGGCCAGCGGCACGATCTCCTACGAGATCGTCACGCGCGTCGGGGGCAGGATGACCCGGAGGTACGTCGACAGATGAGCATGCGTGGACGGATCCTCGGAGCCGCGACCGTCGGTGCCGTCGGCCTCGCGGCCGCCGGCGCAGGCGTCGGCGTCACCCGGCAGCGACGGCGCATCGCCGAGCGCGCACCGGGAGACGTGCCCGCCTTCGGCTCGCTGCACTCCGAGCCGATCACGGTCGTGGCCGACGACGGCACGCCGCTGCACGTCGAGGTCGACGAGCCCACGACCCCCGCGAAGAGCCGGCGGCGCAAGGCGAAGCCGCCGCTGACCGTGATCTTCGCGCACGGCTACGCGCTCGAGCTGGACTGCTGGCACTTCCAGCGGGAGCACTTCCGGACCGAGCTCGGGCACGGCCCGGTGCGCACCGTCTACTACGACCAGCGCTCGCACGGCCGCTCCGGCCGCTCGCCGATGGGGAACGCCACCATCGACCAGCTCGGACGCGACCTGCTGAGCGTGATCGACGCCGTCGCGCCCGAGGGCCCGGTCGTGGTCGTCGGCCACTCGATGGGCGGGATGACGGTCGTCGCCCTCGCCGAGCAGCACCCGGAGCTCTTCGGCGACCGCGTCGTCGGAGCGGCGCTGATCTCGACGACCGCTGGTGGCCTGGAGCCCAGCCGCATCCTCTTCCCGATGGTGCCGGCGTGGGGGAGCGCCGGTCCGGTGGGCCGTGCCATCTCGACGCTCGCCCGGACCCACAAGATCGTCGACGGCTTCCGCCGGGTCGGCAAGGATGTCGCCCTGGTCGCCACCGCCCAGCTCGCGTTCGGGGACGACGTGCCCGGCAGCTACGTCGAGTTCGTCGACCGGATGCTGTCCTCGACGCCGTTCGAGGTGGTCGCGGAGTTCTTCCCCGGCTTCTCCTCGCTGGACAAGTTCGACTCCATCGGGGTGCTGGCGAAGGTGCCGACCGCGGTCATCTGCGGCACCGACGACAAGCTCACCTCCATCGGGCACAGTCGCAAGCTCCAGGCCGGCATCGACGGCTCCACGCTCCTGGAGTGCCACGGCGCCGGGCACATGGTGATCCTCGAACGGCACTCCGAGGTCAACGGCGAGCTCGACCGGCTGCTGGCCGCGACCGGGGCCGAGGACGCACGGTGACGGTGGAGGTCACCCGCGTCGGCCCGGAGTCGGCGGGACAGGTGCTCGCGGTGGTCCGCGCCGCGTTCGCGGCCCGGCCGCCGCTCGACCCGCCCGCAGCGGCACTCGAGGAGACCGAGCAGAGCCTCGCCGCCAAGCTGGCCGACCACGGTGGGCTGCTCGCCTGCATCGACGGCCGGCCGGTCGGCGCCCTGGTGCTCGACCCGGTCGGCAGCACGACGTACCTGCGTCGCTTCGGCGTCGCGCCCGACGCCCAGGGGCACGGCGTGGCCGCCGCGCTGATCGAAGCCGCGGTCGAGGCGGCCGAGGGCTCCGCCGACCTGACCGTGGTGGCCCGCGAGGAGCTGCCGCAGACCGTGCGGTTCTGGGAGCGGCAGGGGTTCCGGGAGATCCGGCGGGACCCACCCAACGTCGAGCTGCGGCGGCCGCTGCGCACCCACGTCGTCCAGGCGCCCGACGCCGACGCGATGCGTGACCTCGGCCGGGCGCT is part of the Nocardioides conyzicola genome and encodes:
- the rplM gene encoding 50S ribosomal protein L13; its protein translation is MRTYAPKAGDITREWLVIDATDVVLGRLAAQTANLLRGKHKAIFAPNADTGDFVIIINAEKVALSGDKKVTKMAYRHSGYPGGLSATPIGEVLEKDARKAIEKAVWGMLPKNKLGRQVLKKLKVYSGPNHPHQAQQATPFEIKQISQ
- the rpsI gene encoding 30S ribosomal protein S9, giving the protein MADTTEVEETYEADEQGIAYSSESAPNADTPARPATIAPAAATGRRKEAVARVRIVPGTGQWTVNGRTLDSYFPNKLHQQVVNEPFANLQLEGRFDVIARIHGGGITGQAGALRLGVARCLNSIDEETNRPSLKKAGLLTRDARVIERKKAGLKKARKAPQYSKR
- the glmM gene encoding phosphoglucosamine mutase, translating into MTRIFGTDGVRGLANGHLTAELALDLSVAAARVLADRGEFNASLTSGRRPLAVVGRDTRISGQFLEHAVVAGLASAGVDVLRLRVLPTPAVAYMTQALGADLGVVISASHNPMPDNGIKFLARGGLKLDDAVEREIEKHLDEPWERPVGGDVGRVTPYATPVQEYVDHLVSTLARPLAGIKVVLDCAHGAAYEAGPLALRAAGAEVIAINAEPDGLNINDGCGSTHLGPLQAAVLEHGADAGFALDGDADRCLAVDASGEIVDGDQIMAILAVGMSESGHLPKNTVVATVMSNLGFVQAMRGAGIGVRQTKVGDRYVLEAMRVGGYGLGGEQSGHVIMSEYATTGDGTLTALHVLERMAVSGQSLRALASVMTRLPQVLVNVPDVDKARTDEDPIVAAAVAEEEAALGDTGRILLRPSGTEDLVRVMVEATTADEARAVAERLADVVKRQLAL
- the coaA gene encoding type I pantothenate kinase; its protein translation is MSSHGHGGATDEPTRESSPYIELDRSAWAALAHEVENPLTAEEIRRLRGLGDQLDLDEVQQIYLPLSRLLSLYVEAAGGLYRKQEEFLHQVQPTRTPFVIGLAGSVAVGKSTTARVLQQMLAHWPEHPNVALVTTDGFLYPNAELERRGLLQRKGFPESYDRRALMRFVVDIKSGKDEVEAPVYSHLTYDVMPGEKVVVKRPDIVIIEGLNVLQPARVRDDGRSGLTLSDFFDFSVYVDAGRDKIRDWYVERFLRLRETAFRDPGSYFAKYGALSPDEAVAEATRIWDTINGPNLAENILPTRSRATLVLRKDRDHSVRYVRLRKL
- the glmS gene encoding glutamine--fructose-6-phosphate transaminase (isomerizing); protein product: MCGIVGYVGEKQAQDVVIEGLRRLEYRGYDSAGIALVTDGAIASDKRAGKLANLEKAIVDHPLPAATIGIGHTRWATHGAPTDVNAHPHSGDVRRVALVHNGIIENFAELRAELEVHDHVLLSETDTEVAAQLLELLVIGGADLTAAMLQLVARLEGAFTLVAVDSQDPTRVVAARRNSPLVVGLGDGENFLGSDVSAFIEHTREALELGQDQVVTITREGVSIVGFDGTPAEGRRYHVDWDLSAAEKDGHDWFMRKEIHEQPRAVADSLLGRRTPEGHLHLDEMRLSDQELRDVDKVIIIACGTSFYAGMVAKYAIEHWTRVPVEVELASEFRYRDPILDYSTLVVAISQSGETADTLQAIRHARTQRSKVLAICNTNGSTIPRESDAVIYTHAGPEIGVASTKGFLTQLVACYLLALYLAQVKGTRYGDEIDQVMAQLEAIPEQVQRVLDDSPAIYEMAADHVGTRSVLFLGRHAGYPVALEGALKLKELAYIHAEGFAAGELKHGPIALIEEGLPVLCVVPPAGRDQLRDKMVSGIQEVRARGARTICLVEDGDDAITPYADVIIRLPKVPVLLQPLVAVVPLQLFACELATLMGHDVDQPRNLAKSVTVE
- a CDS encoding holo-ACP synthase — encoded protein: MIIGVGIDVVDIERFGESLTRTPGLSARLFTPAEASRPLASLAARFAAKEALAKALGAPVGLHWHDAEVVSESSGRPVMELRGSVLARADELGVASVHVSLSHDAGIASAVVVLES
- a CDS encoding NAD(P)H-hydrate dehydratase, with the protein product MRRAHTVEQVRAAEAELMARLPDGALMQRAAAGLAYAIIDLLGTAYGRHVLLLVGSGDNGGDALYAGALLARRGTQVEAWLLSDHAHEGGIAALRAAGGRVVSPRARPGARSDSRPDVVVDGIVGIGGRPGLRPEAQEALAAVAAVAGIPIVAVDTPSGVDVDTGELDGPHVTADLTVTFGTHKVAHLVDPAAAACGAIHLVDIGLELPDAPVEALQPADVAALLPRPTPDAQKYTRGVVGVRAGSTQYPGAALLSVAGAASGLVGMVRYVGPDAVADRVRQAHPEVVGPGRVQAWVVGSGGGEHAGDELAAALSDDVPLIIDADALAHGEGPLPAHAVLTPHAGELAAMLGADRSEIEARPLEHAHRAATTYGAVVLLKGRHTLVAHPDGRVRATTTGTPWLATAGAGDVLGGLIGALLAAGLTAYDAASVGSWLHGAAATLAGRGGPLVASQVAASIPEAVQGLPRA
- the alr gene encoding alanine racemase, whose product is MSPLPAARAEIVVDLGAIRHNVRRLRELTGVAMMTVVKADGYGHGMAETARAAREAGANWIGVATIDEALALREGGDTGRVLCWLTVPGEDHALAIAADIDVTAYSVAELYEIEAAVAVAGRPARVQLKVDTGLSRGGAPMDTWPDVVAAALAGEQDGTWQVTGVWSHLAASDEPDHPANDAQEALFREALAVAEDAGLRPEVRHLANSAGAILRPSARFDLVRVGLASYGLDPAPGHTPDLGLRPAMTVRATLAQTKPLAAGASVSYGHTWTAETDTTVGLVPVGYADGVPRHASNVAHVLVDGKQRAIRGRVCMDQFVVDLDGDLPGAGHDVVLFGDGSHGEPTAQDWAEASGTISYEIVTRVGGRMTRRYVDR
- a CDS encoding alpha/beta hydrolase, whose protein sequence is MSMRGRILGAATVGAVGLAAAGAGVGVTRQRRRIAERAPGDVPAFGSLHSEPITVVADDGTPLHVEVDEPTTPAKSRRRKAKPPLTVIFAHGYALELDCWHFQREHFRTELGHGPVRTVYYDQRSHGRSGRSPMGNATIDQLGRDLLSVIDAVAPEGPVVVVGHSMGGMTVVALAEQHPELFGDRVVGAALISTTAGGLEPSRILFPMVPAWGSAGPVGRAISTLARTHKIVDGFRRVGKDVALVATAQLAFGDDVPGSYVEFVDRMLSSTPFEVVAEFFPGFSSLDKFDSIGVLAKVPTAVICGTDDKLTSIGHSRKLQAGIDGSTLLECHGAGHMVILERHSEVNGELDRLLAATGAEDAR
- the tsaE gene encoding tRNA (adenosine(37)-N6)-threonylcarbamoyltransferase complex ATPase subunit type 1 TsaE, with product MTVEVTRVGPESAGQVLAVVRAAFAARPPLDPPAAALEETEQSLAAKLADHGGLLACIDGRPVGALVLDPVGSTTYLRRFGVAPDAQGHGVAAALIEAAVEAAEGSADLTVVAREELPQTVRFWERQGFREIRRDPPNVELRRPLRTHVVQAPDADAMRDLGRALAGHLAKGDLIVLSGELGAGKTTFTQGLGAGLGVRGDITSPTFVIARVHPSLVGGPDLVHVDAYRLGGLEELDDLDLDTSLDDAVTVVEWGEGLAEGLSESRLEVAILRGDAPHDGLDPRRVELTPIGPRWHALSFRALGYSPVMPSSP